The Mya arenaria isolate MELC-2E11 chromosome 15, ASM2691426v1 genomic sequence catgtagttctCATACATTATAGCGGCTTTTAGCAGGACCGATAAAATCGGGAATTAAACGGGTTGTCTGGGAAAGTATCCGGGCATTAAACACGTCCGTTTTACAGACGCTTGCattgatttgacattttttataagCGTCTGTTTAACTCCATgtcagaataaaaaataattgagcaACACTTATCATCATATTCTAGCTAATTCTATCAACATGGCAGACGTTTTCTGCTGCTTGCGTCGCCTTTTTGGTAGTTCCAACCCTGGACACATAACATTACAAGAGATCCCATCGGTACAACTCGACACTTCAAATATGGGTTTGGAACAAGTTTGAGCTTTCTCTGAAATTCACTTTTCAGTTTCTGATTTGGTCTTTTTTGGCTTGCAAGTTCTTCAGTTGTTGTAAGATTGGTCGTacactattatatatatatgattactATGTTGTAAGAAAGAATATGAAACCTAACAGACTGCGGCCTGAAGACTGCGCAGCAAGCAcatgtagctacaataatgagcgatcagggatacttttttttattattttgacatttcttatgtatccctgtaacgctacaactctctaccatttaaaaatgggcgaaatgatatactgtaataatatgcattgatgttgaataataatgacaaagtttttcaatttttatccgacagtgatctgagctggatttaatttgtcattagagttgttattttcacattaatatattatgggtcacGAATACTCTTTGACGTGAacacaaccagtcagatttgtcccagatttaccgatatcgggatacttgattaacaatcgacacttgtacgtgttttatgataacatgttttttgggcatactgacataacttaatatgtgtttaatagtggGCAATattattttcgtagaaatttgaatttataacgtcgataatttcaaaattgtggctgCGAGGATTCTCTGTgcaaggaccgcttgctactttttgctgggatggtggacgtcacgagtctgccatattaaaaaaaatcgtcaaaagactcgttgacggccatttaggtggactacaagtacatgtacttgtCTTGTGTGCTTAAGATAATGTCGTGACTACAATCACAGtgatttaattgaaatgaactcctgctttggtgtcatttgacctgtacaaaatttagtaACATGCAGTTATTCATAGTTATACattaggagtgacccctttgataaatctgaagaaaagaaaaatattttaggttaaatgtcacttaattgtgtacaggtcaaatgacaacaagcaggagttcattcccaaGTATAAAACTTGCTTGTATGAAATGTGTTCTTTTTACTCTCGCATGCCTAATTGCACAAGGTAACATGTCAATCCAGTTAAGGTGTTTGTGATAAAAGTTATGGTGTACTAATAACTAGCGAGACCATAATTTGGTCACCATTAAGTTGCGTTTTAAAGAGCATCAGTCTTAGACTGGACTGAAGTCATCTGAGCGGAGAAGAAACTCCATCAGTATCTCACATacagggcttccgttaaaggaagtttggaagtatattactccctagaaatgggttaaaacttccaaaattgattccttggaagtacaaaaactttcataatttttaagtaaacttccaaagttgaaagcttggaagttcaaaatatcaaaacctggtgtcaatattaattttaaggtcacaatttcaatcagtctttaaGAAAGATGAATCATTATAGTATAATTatgtgaatttggcaagttaaagttgcaaattatttgatttttaatactaccggtaattgaaaaatagtggaaaaagataTCTTATTCAGGAGACCTAAACTttcacatttcagtgaaaaacttccaaatttgatcgacaggaagttcatacttccagattcaaattcttaatggaagccctgtcaCATAGACAAAGTTTGTCTTAAGTACAGTCTGTTATACTACTGGCTTGACTTCAATGGTGGCAAAGACCAAGTTGTTCGTGTTCCAATGTCTGTATCAGAGGTTCAATTCCTGATCAGAGcttaatcaattattaatacttGTTAATACAGAGGAAGGATCCTCGATGTTTATAACTGATTCAAGACTGTAAATTTGCTAGGCGCATAGCTCACATTACTTCTTGTTTAAccattttgacatattttataatatatatttaacttagCCAGGTTTCTTATTGTTTAGGTTCAGAAGTAGTAATAGTGAAGAGTGGTAAAAGAATCTGCGGTACCGGAGCTGCCTTTTCCAATGCTCCGATCAACCAGGATAAAGCCTACTTTGAGATTAAAGTACAGTCATCAGGTATAAGTTAATCATTGAAATTTTGGCGTAAAAagtaatatgtttgtttccagtATCTCGCTCTCAATCAATAGGGTAATTaggtcagattttttttttataggcAAATTGTTTCTTGAGATTTTGATGTTACCCAAAATCTATCATTTATATGCTTAAGAACATCTATAATACTATCAGTTTTAGCATCACTGGTATTGTTAAAAGCCCAATACACTtccattttaacttttaaaagaagaacaaatcaaacaaatgatCAAAAATTTCTCAAGGCAATATAAAGGTTTACGTTTGTCACGGTACCGATACCTACACATGTGGTGAGGAGGTGTGTAAGCGGTCCGgaagctcagtcggtagagcactcgccctgatagcgaggggtcccgggttcgagccccggtctggctgcacacttttctcaccctgtgacacgtaaaaggttaaaatataaagGTAGGTCAAGAAACCAGaatcaaacatttcttttttacgCCTTAATTAGTGTTTAAGTAAATGCTTGCTTTGTTTTCATCCatacattatcattattacatTAATTCCATATTGGAACGGTAACAAGAAGGCAGAGCTTAACTGTAGAGTAACTAGCATGCAGGTAATTATGAAAGTATGGtaaggagatgtttttttattatgataaaaatcaatcatttgAAAGAATTAACTTGAGCTAAAAAATGTCAAAGATGATCATGTTTTGCAGTAATCAAAATTAGACATTTGGAtaaacaagcccaaattcttttactattgcttggcatcaatttttttaacaagccctgctatataaaattcagaatttgagtaAGCCCGGAATGCATTTtatcagtgcagggcttgcaggcttatGTTAATTCCGACCACTGGATTTGTGTTAAAGTATATTAAaattttagcttgactattcgacgaatatggagagctatactactctcCCTAGTGTCGGCGTCaacgttggcgtcacaccttggttaaggtttgcATGTAAGctcctttaagtcattatctcagtaaatacatcatttattgcattgaaactttagatatgtattcccaactatctaacctactaaattaatgaagttaggtaacaattatttaaatataatgcaaaaatgggcctttattatttgacttctGGTTagggttttgcatgtaagcacacataggttaatatctcagcaactacttaatgtattgcattgagactttatacaatggtgctcaaccacccaacctacttgaataactgtttagataactgtattttgcaaataatggccctttattattattggacttaaaatattattgtatacaaCCTACAATCCTTTAATGTATTGTATGCTATTTCCATCAAGTCTGTATTTCATTAAAGGctgaatgtttttgaatttttcaCAAATCTTTGCAGGCGtcattatgtctccccctctctgggggagacatattgtttttgccctgtccggtagtccgtcagtccgtccgtacgtcacacttcgtttccgatcgataactggaaaaccgcatgacctaggatcaccaaacttggtagggaggttggtcgtgaggtgtagaggatccctattgtttttggggtcactaggtcaaaggtcaaggtcgcggcgacccccaatataaaaaacatttctgctcaaaatcttgagaacggtttgacctaggttcaccaaacttggtagggaggttggtcatgaggtgtagaagatccctattgtttttggggtcactaggtcaaaggtcaaggtcgcggcaacccccaatgtaaaaaacatttccgctcaatatcttgagaatggtttgacctaggttcaccaaacttggtagggaggttgatcatgaggtttagaaaactcctatattttgggggggtcacaaggtcaaaggtcaacgtcgctgtgacctctaatgtaaaaaaatatttccgtgcaatatcaggagaatgctttgatctaggttcaccaaactttgaagtgaggttggtcatgatgtctagttggtATGCTGGtaggtcatgactagtagatgactcctattgattttgtgatctgtaggtcataggtcaaggtcgcagtaaACTTGAGGTGAAAAcacagtttccgctcaataactaaagatcctttgggtccaggaacttcatacttggtatactATTTGTTCATGGCTAGTAattgaccccttttgattttgagatcaaaaggtcaaaggtgaaggtcgccatgaccttgaggtgaagaaacggttactAAAGTAACTAAAGAaggcttgcacccaggaacttcatacttggtatgcaagttggtcatgtagatgacccctattgattttgtgatcagttggtcaaaggtcaaggtcacgatgactttgagctgaaaaatggtttctgatcaaataattgaataacaatTGCGCCCATGCActtcatacaatacaaacttcatttacattttccaagattaatcaacaacactttcttctcttcactatttgatacgggtgaataaaccaaacttcactgttggtttgtcttcCGTCCAGAATTACAAATTttatgtccatcatttattttttctcagctacgaccacacaataggggagacaagcgctttttcaaaaaagcaatctctagtttaaatctaattttacaatgatccatgcatgtttcgccaaaacttttcaatccttgcACTAAAaagtggcggaatagtcgagcatGCTGTctttgtgacagctcttgttagttCTAAACCTCACTTATTTTGCATAATCATGAATTTTCCCAAAATCTGGAAATTTTCACAATTTAGAAGACAATGCAAATATATCCAACTTTTCACAATTCTTTCAGGTGTATGGGGTGTGGGACTGGCGACAAGAAAGTGTGGTGTGGACAAACTACCCCTGGGTGACACAGAGGAGTCCTGGGTACTGCGACATGATGGCAAACTCTACCACAACGGGGAGGAACGAGGAAAAATGCCCCAGCCCCTACAGGAGGGAGATGTAGTGGTAGGTGGtgctttataaacatatttaaatattgatcagGATTTTAAAAATACCGGAGTATATTGGTAAGAGGGCtgatttgaaattgtatttttagcTCCTTGTTATACCCCCACAaccgaagtttgagggggtatataggagtgagcttgttggtcggtcggtcggtcggtcggtctgtcggttttcatggtttctggacgataactcatgaaaggctagacagatttgaaaaatttttggtacacaggtgtaacatcagaagatacaggtcaagttcgatattggggctggtggggccaaggtcaaggtcactgttactaaaaaaagaaaaacggtttccggacgataactcatgaaaggctagacggattataacaatttttggtacacaggtgtaacatcagaagatacagatcaagttagtgagctggtcggtcggtcggtcggtcggtctgtctgtctgtctgtcggtcggttttcatggtttccggacgataactcatgaaaggctagacagatttaaaaaaaatttagtacacaggtgtaacatcagaagatacaggtcaagttcgatattggggctggtggggccaaggtcaaggtcactgttactaaaaatagaaaaacggtttcaggacgataactcatgaaaggcttgacagatttgaaaattttttggtacacaggtgtaacatcagaagatacaggtcaagttcgatattgtggctggtggggccaaggtcaaggtcactgttacttaaaaaagaaaaacagtttccggacgataactcatgaaaggctaaattggtacacaggtgtaacatcagaagatacagatcaagttcgatattggggctggtggggtcaaggtcactgttactaaaaatagaaaattgtttccggacgataactcatgaaaggcttgacagatttgaacattttttggtacacaggtgtaacatcagaagatacaggtcaagtttgatagatccttcaaaaactaaatgagcaaatatttaccttaaaagtaattgacacttggaaagatgaacaaacaaaacaaatccagcatgcttcatttgaaccagatgccagtggaataccagcagaacttaagtatggcatatttgccacagtagtgcttactacaaatattgacctGTTAGATGGACTTGTTAATTCGGCTACAGGAACAGTCCCAGGATTTATTCCCAGGTGGATAAGGATGCATTCAagcccaaatatgtacttgtagaatttgatgatgatcgtgttggaagaaaagctcgtgaatgctctagatgtcttattccagaagagatcggctagagcatcagctagtttttcttgtcagcagtgtaacttctaaattactcaacagatttaaataaaacaatacatgcattataaaagaagatgcagtgtgcagtaaccttggagttatggcctcttttcaaaggaatggtttgccattcctgtgtccaggcggcatttgggggtattcgtcactcctgtgacagctctagttttatTTGATCAAAGATAAGTTGTGATATTGTCTTAGTCTTGGTAGCATTGTCACAGTCCAGGATTTAGGCTTTAacttaaaaacatattgaagatattcaaatgaaacttggtacacatgttgccagatacaatatgcatatatgtattATGAAGTCCATACTCAGACTTTTAAAATAATGGTAACCTTTTGggtggttgaaattagcacaaaGCTGCATGACCGACACTTGTTAAATGTCTGACATGCTCTTTCAAATTCTTATTTCATATAGCAGACCCTGATCCAATTTCTAAAGTGCTAAAATAAGAATTCAGACTTATTGATCCATTCTTCTCTTATTTATGACTGCATATTTGTTGCAGTAGCAGTATTGTCTAaggaatgtatatattgataatcCAGTCGCGGATCCAGGAATCCGTAACTGGGGGTTGGGGACACAACTGTCAAACCCCACtcaattttttatttcactgaggCATTGAAATGACACGTATAAAATTGTTGATGCATTTCAACCCTTCATTCAAGAATACAGAGGGTACAACTTTAATCCATTCCCCGGTCTCCTGgcctggattttttttttttttggctaaTGTCATAATCCTTTGGTGAGGTGTCCCGAAATATGTCATGTATGCTACATGCAAAGAGTTGATTTTAAAACTGTGTATGTTTCTTTTTAAGCCTTATTTTTCTCGAAATTTGCTTCAAAAACTGTTTCAAGATAGTTTGAATTGGTAGCTGAATATTTCAGGCGAAACTTCCATgtgttaaatgtagtaaaaGGCGGTATCAACGAAAACACTATACATCAGTTGCTTTTAAAGCTATATGTAAATTGTTCATCAGAgcaatgttaaatatatcagtCATAAATCTCCATTGCAGGGCCTGACGTACGATCATGTGGAGCTGAACTTTCGTCTGAACGATAAACCCACCAATACTCCATTTACGGGAATCAAGGGAACTGTGTATCCTGTGTTCTATGGTTTGTAGacctttttctttgaaaatttgtCTCATAGTAGATTGATCCCCTCTAAGACTCCTCCAAAGATGTATTCATAAATCAAACCCATTGGCTGGATATCCCATGGAcaggccaaaatacttcgagcctcgcaaATATTGAGCTAAGCAGGAATGGCTATGTAGAGTAAAAATAAATCGGCcctttacatcaagtttgagccaacaaggaaaacaggttttaactgtatttaaaaaaacctaaatcaaattatgtaaaaaaattcTATGAGAGTAtttcctttgtttaaaaaacaacaacaacattttaaataccaTCCCCGGtacttttcatgaaaaaaatatgcatttactatttattcaaattattgaaaattttcactCTCAGACTTACAAAAttccttattttttaaaaaaaattattttaaatagcatctacttattttcttcaaataattaagaattattaaaaaaaatcactttgtgaaaaaaaaataccaaaagttattttaaatactatctttcttatttgcatcaaattatttaataaaatcactTTGTGAAAAATTCCTTATTTTtcttaactatttttttaactatCATCTACTTcgcataaaaaaataaatgcatttatttttaagatcattttcttgtttgttttcatatacatgGTTTACAAGTGCTGTTCGTTTTCTATAAATTTTACTTAGAAAATAGGAAATTTTCAGATGCTTAAGTTGTGATAATAGATCCTGGTCTTCACATTAAAAAGTCGAGACAATATTGATGTATTTATGGCTAATAGTTCATTGGGTTAACCAAACCATTATCAAAGTAAgcaataaaataacttttaaagcATGTAAgtaataaaatgattatttcatttattgaaaacttTCAAACGCCTTTCTTgtgcatataaatattttaatcctGATGTCACATAATATCACTACGCTCCAGAACTCGTGCATATACCTTCATATAAATTCAATAACCTATTTATATCTCAACGTAATGTATAAAACGAAATGAATTGTTTTCTTACAGTTGATGATGGGGCAACTTTAGACGTGCAGTTTACAAACTTCTACAACACTCCACCGTTCGGCTATGACAGCATTATGATAGAACAGTCTTTGTTATAGCAAATAGTTAGTATTACCTTGCTCATTTAACATGATATAAACCATGACGAGTAGAAATAGGCCTTTAAGTTAAGAATCAGTGTTGGGCAGTATTTTGCATCATGCAAATTTAAACTCCTAAAAGTTtcagtggtcaacattatattttgtccaatgagaaggcagtatttctcaagtttatCACTACATTTATTTGAGTAAATTAGCAGTCAGCCCTTACTGATTTTGATCAGGTGAAGTGGTAGAAATAAGCAGTGGCTGGCTTTGTaagtgggtagtttacacaatataatgtgAACCACTAAAATTGCTTGAAATTTAAAGAGAATTTTAGTAATTGTGAACAGGCCTGCAACTAGGGCGAATTTTGAGTGCGCAGACTGAAATTTGTTAATTGACGGACAGCATATTAACCCCTGCACCCTCTACCCCctttggtttttatttcaaatttcgGGGTTTTTGGTATGTACGACCTGTCAAAGTTTCATTATACAACTGGGAATAtgcgtacagtcagctacgAGCCTGGTAAAGGTCTTTAGTATgtactttcaaaaataaatttaaatggttaTGCAACTGCGTCACATAAAacctttattttttgtaagtacatactaacactGTTAACCATTAGTTAAAAATGATCTTGTAACTTCAAACATGTCACACTGTTAGAAACGCCAATCTAATTCGAGTTTCAAAAATACTTGGCATTTTTTTTCTGCTTTGTTAAGTGGATTTTAGTTTAAGGcttatttctgctttttatttttcacctatgtatcattatgtaaaattattgtataaatagcCATATTAGTTGCATGTGTGTTTTTCAAAGGAAAAACTTGAGGAATTGCCATACAGTTTCTGTGTCAATGGCATCAGTTGTAATAGTTATAGGTTATTGTGACTTAATGATAGAAAAGTCATTGTTACAGCAAATCCACGCTCACATTTTGGCTGGTATAAATTGTTATTGtggtttttttatattatgttcCAAAAAACACTTCAAAAGGCATTAAAGAATGGGAAATGACAGGCCTGCACTTCTTATTTTGTCAAGctacatacatataaattatcattaaagggactagacaccagatgatacaactgtaagaaaaaaagacaattgtcaaaaacttacataaatttgatattgttttttacaacacattatatcttacttactgatgtgtCGCATCACTTAAAATTGGAACATGTATCTGTCACAGTTTTTACCTATTTTTCCATTTCGAAATTTACTTGGTTTGTCttccacgtaaatcccagttaatttaaaaatagtatatatatctgtactaatcacgtgactttcacatgctaaatatacacactgtaaactgggaaaccattatgctttatttttaaacaggtgaactcagctgagacagcgacaaaatattcttttatcatgtaaaatagCTCCaggtattgacaattctaggcttattttgtggaaataatgtagttgctgattttgggaccatctggtgtccagCCCCTTTAACATATAGTCATTACAGTCATGTATTTAAGTgtttagatataattatgtttactttttaagtGGGTATATACAATGTATAGTGTACATGTAGTAAATTATAAATATCTGTCAAACGTTTTTGCATGGTTAGAACTATTCTATCTGACCCGCTAAAATGCCCACAATAAGGCCTGCCGAGTCACCATCTTAACAGTGTGCTTGTAGGTCAATTTTTACCATTCGTGCCAGAAATGCACGATTTGatactttttcttgcatacatttaattttaaaattttgtgaGAAACTGATGTaaggaaaaacatttttgtgtGCGTCATTaattactgacgtcatgacaagatgtaatttaaaatcacaattaattttttttttataattggcAAGCTGTTGCATGTCGCCAAAATAACACGGGTTGTTAGTTAGATTATTTGTGTactgcggtcacatgaccggaaacgcTAGTTCAATATGCAAGTATATTCTGCCATGAGTATGACATTATCATTATGGAGCAACTTTATTAtagaaaatgcacaaatatatttactttgttttaaatgcatatatttagaAAGATAGATAGATGCAACATAAGTTTGTAATTAGGACAGGTAGGTACAGAGGGATTATAACACTTTCGTTTAAGTGTTGAATAAAAAGTGAGTTATAttagtttaaacgttatatatattattatactatggcactctcgttggcacattgttgcgcgagagtgtgatcttgtgttgttGGAGAAATTGGAGTGCCCGGAGGAAATCTGTTTGTCCAGctgcttggtgaccacaatccaaactcacatgcgcccaggccggaaGTGGAATCCTTCATGAGATGCATGTacgcttaccactgcgctaaccaaACAACCAGTGAGTGATATTGAAGGCGACACTACAGAAATATATCTTTGCCAGTATACAGTACTGTTGTGAGCTTCTTGGATTTGTTATGGCAGACGTAAAAGTACTACTTTCGAATTATTATACTAGGAGCAGTTGTTAGAAGTTTTAAGTGGCACAAagcaattaaaaatgaaaatataagaaatagtCAAGTCAATTATTTACTTGGCAATCTAAGGTCACCATTGACCagtggaaaaaaaaatgtttcttagttacattttataaaacatatacatgagTAGTTGTGTCACAGAGATGTATCTCACAAGCTTATAAAGAGTGGTTACAAAACTACTCTCTATTTACTTCCCTTTAACTACAAATGTTCAATATTAGTTGTTTGATAAAGTTATGCTGCCCTTGATATAAAGGGCACAGCTTAGGccgcaataaaaaataaactcatgGGCCTTACCCAACCTGCATTTTGATGAGAGGGGAGGTAAGTTGAGTCTTATTTTTTCCATCCCGACCCCTGAAAgcttaacttttttattttttgtcttggaataagccaatttttgcataaatatctgaaaaccacttgtataaaactgctgacaaaagatcagatcgcagttttatatttacgttcaaaaattatttattgctaaaaaataaaaatgcttaaaacatcaatttttgattctaaatatgaaaacttgcaatctgattt encodes the following:
- the LOC128220044 gene encoding SPRY domain-containing protein 7-like; this translates as MADVFCCLRRLFGSSNPGHITLQEIPSVQLDTSNMGSEVVIVKSGKRICGTGAAFSNAPINQDKAYFEIKVQSSGVWGVGLATRKCGVDKLPLGDTEESWVLRHDGKLYHNGEERGKMPQPLQEGDVVGLTYDHVELNFRLNDKPTNTPFTGIKGTVYPVFYVDDGATLDVQFTNFYNTPPFGYDSIMIEQSLL